The Glycine soja cultivar W05 chromosome 8, ASM419377v2, whole genome shotgun sequence genome has a window encoding:
- the LOC114421602 gene encoding cyclin-dependent kinase G-2 isoform X1, whose amino-acid sequence MAASRHGGYRENEFKERESKLEVSRRGFANSKEDYDRVRNGGGGEVVRGGSRDRVRVRQKDIKEREGVNGGGYRSSSSRSDSGSSGLGPRRCGFSVKAVDREPGELSSESGSDDAIESEPGLKGSEVAMLEETRTLSPPVPERKRKFSPIVWDQDDKEVNELSKVRVSASAVKVAALPPPPPLPKVFRQSQSPNAPNSGVEIVPVKNRETEELQLNAASNVTLSSPSGLHSLPPKGKWDNDQEAEHPEGEDYVPTRNISSSRWAAGDNSPVDEGEILNDEEMPKSRWRVSPDLLDGRLRNKLLSPEESKVEGIERARARSSESEERGARGRTSSGDDYPGSEKDDYMEVDVQGGKSETSISHSDTDSEDEDDGRETPEPTAQPQRTFNMLQGCRSVDEFERLNKIDEGTYGVVYRARDKKTGEIVALKKVKMEKEKEGFPLTSLREINILLSFHHPYIVDVKEVVVGSSLDSIFMVMEYMEHDLKGLMEAMKQPFSQSEVKCLMIQLLEGVKYLHDNWVLHRDLKTSNLLLNNRGELKICDFGLARQYGSPLKPYTHLVVTLWYRAPELLLGAKQYSTAIDMWSLGCIMAELLSKEPLFNGRTEFDQLDKIFRILGTPNETIWPGFSKLPGVKVNFVKHQYNLLRKKFPATSFTGSPVLSDSGFDLLNKLLTYDPEKRITAEDALNHEWFHEVPLPKSKEFMPTFPAQHAQDRRVRRIYKSPDPLEEQRRKELQQGETGTGGIFG is encoded by the exons ATGGCGGCTAGCAGACATGGCGGTTACCGCGAAAACGAGTTCAAAGAGCGCGAATCGAAGTTAGAAGTTTCCAGACGCGGATTCGCGAATTCGAAAGAGGATTACGATCGTGTTAGGAATGGTGGTGGCGGTGAAGTTGTGAGGGGTGGGTCAAGGGATAGGGTTAGGGTGAGGCAGAAGGATATTAAGGAGAGGGAAGGTGTTAATGGTGGTGGTTATCGATCCTCTTCGAGTAGGAGTGACTCTGGCAGCAGTGGCCTTGGTCCTCGCCGGTGTGGTTTCTCTGTCAAGGCAGTTGATAGAGAGCCTGGTGAGCTTTCCAGTGAGAGTGGTTCTGATGATGCTATTGAATCGGAACCGGGGTTAAAAGGCTCCGAGGTTGCGATGTTGGAAGAAACCAGGACTCTGTCTCCGCCAGTGCCGGAGAGAAAAAGGAAGTTTTCGCCCATAGTGTGGGATCAGGATGACAAGGAAGTCAACGAGCTATCCAAAGTTAGGGTTTCCGCCTCTGCGGTGAAGGTGGCTGCGCTTCCTCCTCCACCTCCGTTGCCTAAGGTGTTCCGTCAGTCACAGTCGCCGAATGCTCCGAATAGTGGAGTTGAAATAGTTCCTGTCAAGAACAGGGAAACTGAGGAACTTCAGTTGAATGCAGCATCTAATGTTACCTTGTCCTCTCCTTCAGGTTTGCATTCATTGCCCCCAAAAGGGAAGTGGGATAATGATCAGGAAGCTGAGCATCCAGAAGGCGAAGATTATGTTCCAACTCGCAATATATCGTCTTCAAGATGGGCAGCTGGAGATAACTCTCCTGTTGATGAGGGTGAGATCCTCAATGATGAGGAAATGCCCAAAAGTAGGTGGAGGGTGTCTCCTGATTTATTGGATGGTAGGCTAAGGAACAAGCTATTGAGCCCTGAGGAATCTAAGGTAGAAGGTATTGAAAGAGCTAGAGCCAGATCATCTGAATCTGAAGAAAGAGGTGCCCGTGGGAGAACTTCCAGTGGTGATGATTACCCCGGGTCAGAGAAGGATGACTACATGGAGGTTGATGTTCAAGGTGGGAAAAGTGAAACCAGTATCAGTCACTCAGACACGGAttctgaagatgaagatgatggcCGGGAGACTCCAGAACCTACTGCTCAACCTCAAAGAACATTCAACATGCTTCAGGGTTGTAGAAGTGTTGATGAGTTTGAGAGACTCAACAAGATAGATGAAGGAACATATGGTGTTGTATATAGGGCTAGGGATAAAAAGACTGGAGAAATTGTAGCATTGAAGAAGGTCAAGatggagaaggaaaaagagggctTCCCACTGACTTCTCTCAGGGAAATAaacattcttctttcttttcaccacCCATACATAGTTGACGTTAAAGAAGTAGTGGTAGGAAGTAGCCTTGATAGTATTTTCATGGTCATGGAATATATGGAACATGACCTTAAAGGACTAATGGAGGCAATGAAGCAACCTTTTAGCCAGAGTGAAGTGAAGTGCTTGATGATCCAGCTTTTAGAAGGTGTGAAGTATCTTCACGACAACTGGGTGCTTCATAGGGATTTGAAGACTTCAAACCTTCTTCTAAATAATAGGGGTGAGctcaaaatttgtgattttggcTTGGCTCGTCAGTATGGGAGTCCTTTAAAGCCATACACACACCTGGTGGTAACTCTTTGGTACAG GGCACCTGAACTTCTTCTGGGGGCAAAACAGTATTCAACAGCCATTGACATGTGGTCTTTAGGTTGTATAATGGCTGAGCTATTGTCTAAGGAACCACTGTTTAATGGGAGAACAGAGTTTGATCAACTTGACAAg ATTTTCCGGATTCTTGGCAcaccaaatgaaacaatttggcCTGGGTTCTCCAAATTACCCGGAGTCAAGGTCAATTTTGTCAAACACCA GTACAATCTCCTGCGTAAAAAGTTTCCTGCCACATCATTCACTGGATCTCCTGTTCTTTCTGATTCTGGATTTGATTTGTTGAACAAGCTTCTAACTTATGACCCTGAGAAG CGGATCACTGCCGAAGATGCTCTAAATCATGAGTGGTTCCATGAAGTTCCTCTCCCCAAAAGTAAAGAATTCATGCCCACATTTCCTGCTCAACATGCTCAGGACAG GCGTGTGCGGAGAATATACAAGAGTCCGGATCCTTTAGAGGAGCAGCGTCGGAAGGAGTTGCAGCAGGGTGAAACAGGGACTGGTGGGATTTTTGGCTAA
- the LOC114421602 gene encoding cyclin-dependent kinase G-2 isoform X2, which yields MAASRHGGYRENEFKERESKLEVSRRGFANSKEDYDRVRNGGGGEVVRGGSRDRVRVRQKDIKEREGVNGGGYRSSSSRSDSGSSGLGPRRCGFSVKAVDREPGELSSESGSDDAIESEPGLKGSEVAMLEETRTLSPPVPERKRKFSPIVWDQDDKEVNELSKVRVSASAVKVAALPPPPPLPKVFRQSQSPNAPNSGVEIVPVKNRETEELQLNAASNVTLSSPSGLHSLPPKGKWDNDQEAEHPEGEDYVPTRNISSSRWAAGDNSPVDEGEILNDEEMPKSRWRVSPDLLDGRLRNKLLSPEESKVEGIERARARSSESEERGARGRTSSGDDYPGSEKDDYMEVDVQGGKSETSISHSDTDSEDEDDGRETPEPTAQPQRTFNMLQGCRSVDEFERLNKIDEGTYGVVYRARDKKTGEIVALKKVKMEKEKEGFPLTSLREINILLSFHHPYIVDVKEVVVGSSLDSIFMVMEYMEHDLKGLMEAMKQPFSQSEVKCLMIQLLEGVKYLHDNWVLHRDLKTSNLLLNNRGELKICDFGLARQYGSPLKPYTHLVVTLWYRAPELLLGAKQYSTAIDMWSLGCIMAELLSKEPLFNGRTEFDQLDKIFRILGTPNETIWPGFSKLPGVKVNFVKHQLFQLWVVLVQSPA from the exons ATGGCGGCTAGCAGACATGGCGGTTACCGCGAAAACGAGTTCAAAGAGCGCGAATCGAAGTTAGAAGTTTCCAGACGCGGATTCGCGAATTCGAAAGAGGATTACGATCGTGTTAGGAATGGTGGTGGCGGTGAAGTTGTGAGGGGTGGGTCAAGGGATAGGGTTAGGGTGAGGCAGAAGGATATTAAGGAGAGGGAAGGTGTTAATGGTGGTGGTTATCGATCCTCTTCGAGTAGGAGTGACTCTGGCAGCAGTGGCCTTGGTCCTCGCCGGTGTGGTTTCTCTGTCAAGGCAGTTGATAGAGAGCCTGGTGAGCTTTCCAGTGAGAGTGGTTCTGATGATGCTATTGAATCGGAACCGGGGTTAAAAGGCTCCGAGGTTGCGATGTTGGAAGAAACCAGGACTCTGTCTCCGCCAGTGCCGGAGAGAAAAAGGAAGTTTTCGCCCATAGTGTGGGATCAGGATGACAAGGAAGTCAACGAGCTATCCAAAGTTAGGGTTTCCGCCTCTGCGGTGAAGGTGGCTGCGCTTCCTCCTCCACCTCCGTTGCCTAAGGTGTTCCGTCAGTCACAGTCGCCGAATGCTCCGAATAGTGGAGTTGAAATAGTTCCTGTCAAGAACAGGGAAACTGAGGAACTTCAGTTGAATGCAGCATCTAATGTTACCTTGTCCTCTCCTTCAGGTTTGCATTCATTGCCCCCAAAAGGGAAGTGGGATAATGATCAGGAAGCTGAGCATCCAGAAGGCGAAGATTATGTTCCAACTCGCAATATATCGTCTTCAAGATGGGCAGCTGGAGATAACTCTCCTGTTGATGAGGGTGAGATCCTCAATGATGAGGAAATGCCCAAAAGTAGGTGGAGGGTGTCTCCTGATTTATTGGATGGTAGGCTAAGGAACAAGCTATTGAGCCCTGAGGAATCTAAGGTAGAAGGTATTGAAAGAGCTAGAGCCAGATCATCTGAATCTGAAGAAAGAGGTGCCCGTGGGAGAACTTCCAGTGGTGATGATTACCCCGGGTCAGAGAAGGATGACTACATGGAGGTTGATGTTCAAGGTGGGAAAAGTGAAACCAGTATCAGTCACTCAGACACGGAttctgaagatgaagatgatggcCGGGAGACTCCAGAACCTACTGCTCAACCTCAAAGAACATTCAACATGCTTCAGGGTTGTAGAAGTGTTGATGAGTTTGAGAGACTCAACAAGATAGATGAAGGAACATATGGTGTTGTATATAGGGCTAGGGATAAAAAGACTGGAGAAATTGTAGCATTGAAGAAGGTCAAGatggagaaggaaaaagagggctTCCCACTGACTTCTCTCAGGGAAATAaacattcttctttcttttcaccacCCATACATAGTTGACGTTAAAGAAGTAGTGGTAGGAAGTAGCCTTGATAGTATTTTCATGGTCATGGAATATATGGAACATGACCTTAAAGGACTAATGGAGGCAATGAAGCAACCTTTTAGCCAGAGTGAAGTGAAGTGCTTGATGATCCAGCTTTTAGAAGGTGTGAAGTATCTTCACGACAACTGGGTGCTTCATAGGGATTTGAAGACTTCAAACCTTCTTCTAAATAATAGGGGTGAGctcaaaatttgtgattttggcTTGGCTCGTCAGTATGGGAGTCCTTTAAAGCCATACACACACCTGGTGGTAACTCTTTGGTACAG GGCACCTGAACTTCTTCTGGGGGCAAAACAGTATTCAACAGCCATTGACATGTGGTCTTTAGGTTGTATAATGGCTGAGCTATTGTCTAAGGAACCACTGTTTAATGGGAGAACAGAGTTTGATCAACTTGACAAg ATTTTCCGGATTCTTGGCAcaccaaatgaaacaatttggcCTGGGTTCTCCAAATTACCCGGAGTCAAGGTCAATTTTGTCAAACACCA GCTTTTCCAACTTTGGGTGGTTCTG GTACAATCTCCTGCGTAA